A window of Halichoerus grypus chromosome 12, mHalGry1.hap1.1, whole genome shotgun sequence contains these coding sequences:
- the LOC118555280 gene encoding uncharacterized protein LOC118555280, which produces MQKVIRKISKSTMPREMVISKNMKEVLACTEGTHVDLQSSHRYLLFDLEFHFHQEHRVHPMWKRRIEFLFVTVLGQILTPTPGDGRFRATPGPAAGELAPGELAPLPLAPWFVRCLQRVVQVFKHPGGHLD; this is translated from the exons ATGCAGAAGGTTattagaaaaatatcaaagagTACAATGCCGAGGGAAATGGTAATTAGCAAAAACATGAAAGAAGTTCTAGCTTGCACAGAGGGTACACATGTAGATTTACAATCAAGTCATCGATACTTACTGTTTGACCTGGAGTTCCATTTTCACCAGGAGCACCGGGTTCACCCTATGTGGAAAAGAAGGATTGAGTTTTTGTTCGTTACAg TGCTTGGTCAAAtcctgacccccaccccaggtgatGGCCGCTTCCGTGCAACGCCGGGTCCTGCAGCCGGCGAACTGGCACCCGGCGAACTTGCTCCATTGCCCCTG GCTCCTTGGTTCGTCAGATGCCTTCAGCGAGTGGTACAAGTGTTCAAACATCCAGGTGGCCATTTAGACTGA